The Methanohalophilus portucalensis DNA window GAAAGATTAGATGCTTTGCACATCACCCATATCCAGCAATGGAATTCCTTCTTCATAAAGTGTTTCAACAGCGGTTTTCAAATCATTAACGCGTATTATGAGGAACGCTTTTTCTGTTTTTGTTACAAAAGCGTAAGCATAATCGATGTTGACACCTTTTTTGCCAAGTACCTCTGCTATTGTTGCAAGCTGGCCAGGTACATCTTCCATTTGTATACCCAGAACATCTGTTTCGGAAACTGTAAAACCTGCATCATGCAATACACGATGTGCTTTCTCCGGCTTGTCTACTACCATCCTTATAATTCCGAAATCTCCTGCTTCAGCAATAGTAAATGCTCTTATATTGACGGATGCCTCTTTAAAGCTGGATGCAATATTTGCAAGGCGGCCTGGCTTATTCTCTGCAAAGAGTGATATCTGTTTGATAAAATTTTCATCCATGGAATCATCAACCTGTGGTGTTATGGTCTATAAATTACTCTGAAATTCTTTATAGCTTTCTATTATCGATTACCTTTTTGGATTTACCAATCGACCGCGGAAGTGTCCCATGTTCCACCAGTTCGACACCAACTGAAAGATTAAGCACACTCTTTAGAGCAGAGGCAACTTTTTTCTCCAGGGAGATTATATCGTTGACCTTGTCACTAAAGGCTTCATCATTCATTTCAATCTGTATCTTCATTGTATCCATTTCATTGATACGATCCACATGTATCATGAAATGTTCTCCAACTTCGGGTATCTTCATAAGCACGGATTCTACCTGTCCAGGGAATA harbors:
- a CDS encoding ACT domain-containing protein; its protein translation is MDENFIKQISLFAENKPGRLANIASSFKEASVNIRAFTIAEAGDFGIIRMVVDKPEKAHRVLHDAGFTVSETDVLGIQMEDVPGQLATIAEVLGKKGVNIDYAYAFVTKTEKAFLIIRVNDLKTAVETLYEEGIPLLDMGDVQSI